A single region of the Thermoanaerobacterium aotearoense genome encodes:
- a CDS encoding ABC transporter permease has translation MALMQAIKMSLKSIIDNKLRSFLTMLGIVIGVMSVIGLVSLGQGATEGVTSQIKSMGSNLIMVSIMGRGMDTSLSYSQAMSIGDSPYISQISPIMSANAYAKYGDQSYEENISGVNENYATLRNLKLREGRFILSIDNDMRQKVAVIGSNVASDLFGFTDPLGKTIQLDGNNFTVVGVLASGGSSISNSYDDSIFIPIKTMFVFQRNRGITQIYLSASSEQYVNIAQYHVENMLNTIFKGDTNAYRILNQSDLLSTVNSVSNTLSMMLGGIAGIALIVGGIGIMNIMLVSVTERTREIGIRKALGAKKRDILLQFMIESLTISGVGGIVGVIFGFIASYLMGHFMNMTVSPSINTILISFSFSLLIGLFFGMYPANKAAGLKPIEALRYE, from the coding sequence ATGGCATTGATGCAGGCAATAAAAATGTCCTTAAAAAGCATAATAGACAACAAACTAAGATCATTTCTAACCATGCTTGGAATAGTAATAGGCGTAATGTCAGTAATAGGACTGGTAAGCTTAGGACAAGGAGCCACAGAAGGAGTAACATCGCAGATAAAAAGCATGGGTTCAAACCTAATAATGGTATCAATAATGGGCAGGGGTATGGACACATCCCTGTCCTACAGCCAAGCCATGTCAATAGGAGACTCACCGTACATATCGCAAATATCCCCAATAATGAGTGCCAACGCATATGCCAAGTACGGTGACCAATCATACGAAGAAAACATAAGCGGAGTAAACGAAAACTATGCCACACTGAGAAATTTAAAATTAAGAGAAGGTAGGTTCATACTATCAATAGACAATGACATGAGGCAAAAAGTAGCAGTAATAGGCAGTAACGTAGCCAGCGATTTGTTTGGATTCACAGATCCCTTAGGCAAAACAATACAACTGGATGGAAACAACTTCACAGTAGTAGGAGTATTAGCATCAGGAGGCTCATCAATATCAAACTCCTATGACGACTCGATATTCATCCCGATAAAGACGATGTTCGTATTCCAGCGAAACAGAGGAATAACTCAGATATACCTAAGCGCATCATCAGAACAATACGTAAACATAGCACAATACCATGTAGAAAACATGCTAAACACAATATTCAAAGGTGACACAAACGCATATAGAATATTAAACCAATCAGACCTATTATCAACAGTAAACAGCGTCAGCAACACACTGTCCATGATGCTGGGCGGAATAGCAGGCATAGCATTAATAGTAGGCGGCATAGGCATAATGAACATAATGTTGGTATCAGTCACAGAGAGGACGAGAGAAATAGGCATAAGAAAAGCATTAGGAGCTAAGAAAAGGGACATACTGCTGCAGTTCATGATAGAATCGCTGACCATAAGCGGAGTAGGAGGGATAGTAGGAGTAATCTTTGGATTTATAGCATCGTATCTGATGGGACACTTTATGAACATGACGGTAAGCCCATCAATAAACACGATATTAATATCATTCTCATTTTCCCTCTTAATAGGCTTATTCTTTGGCATGTATCCTGCAAACAAGGCAGCGGGGCTTAAACCGATTGAAGCTTTGCGGTATGAGTAA
- a CDS encoding DUF5320 domain-containing protein has translation MPRGDGTGPMGYGPMSGRGMGFCCGHGAPGYMSGHGIHRGYRNMYYATKAPFWARYGSAVDEKSYLNAQAQYLKDQLKYIEDRLKDLDDDDEDKK, from the coding sequence ATGCCAAGAGGAGATGGCACAGGTCCAATGGGATATGGTCCAATGTCAGGAAGAGGTATGGGATTTTGTTGTGGTCATGGCGCTCCAGGATACATGAGTGGACATGGCATTCACAGAGGATATAGAAACATGTATTACGCAACTAAAGCGCCGTTTTGGGCAAGATATGGCAGTGCTGTGGACGAGAAATCTTACCTTAATGCACAAGCCCAATACCTTAAGGACCAACTTAAATATATAGAAGACAGATTGAAAGATTTAGATGATGACGACGAAGACAAAAAGTAA
- a CDS encoding MFS transporter — protein sequence MTIVKTNKTKLFILSLSHMVNDYYMNFIQTLMPFLIAAGLSAGKAGFLVSVFTITSSLIQPIIGYIVDVKNQKWFVYVGTLFMAVLLSLLGIMKNYPLLLIISGIAGIGTATFHPQASAMTTKFSSIEKRNTNQAFFVTLGNIGWALTPLTVVPFVEKYGLSITPIFVIPGLIAFILLFLSLKNNTSSSNVKKEYSPLLITLRTSWKELTKIMIVVALRSLTYYGMLSYLALYLKHKNVSVLLSSKLLFFMLFAGALGGLIGGMLADKYGKKLILTTSLILSSFFFLIFILTTGILSYIMLIIAGTMLLASFSITTILAQSLLSKNAAMASGLALGFGTGIGGLGVGLFGILIDFNGVTSAILLMAFIPILAGLISLSIKTQN from the coding sequence ATGACCATTGTAAAAACAAACAAGACAAAATTATTTATTCTTTCTCTTTCTCACATGGTAAATGATTATTACATGAATTTCATTCAGACACTTATGCCATTTTTAATTGCTGCAGGACTTAGTGCTGGCAAAGCAGGATTTTTAGTATCTGTCTTTACAATAACATCATCATTAATACAACCAATAATAGGATATATCGTTGATGTTAAAAACCAAAAGTGGTTTGTCTATGTTGGGACATTGTTTATGGCTGTCTTACTTAGCCTATTAGGAATAATGAAAAATTACCCATTGCTCTTAATAATCTCTGGAATTGCCGGTATTGGTACTGCTACTTTTCATCCACAAGCATCTGCTATGACAACTAAATTTAGCTCCATTGAAAAAAGAAACACAAATCAAGCTTTTTTCGTGACATTAGGCAACATAGGATGGGCTCTCACTCCACTAACAGTTGTCCCCTTTGTTGAAAAATACGGTTTATCAATAACGCCTATTTTTGTAATTCCAGGTTTGATTGCTTTTATTTTATTGTTCTTATCTCTTAAAAATAATACATCATCTTCAAATGTGAAAAAAGAATATTCACCTTTGCTTATAACCCTACGCACATCATGGAAAGAACTTACTAAAATCATGATTGTCGTTGCATTGCGTTCATTAACATACTATGGCATGTTGTCATACTTAGCTCTTTATTTAAAACATAAAAATGTGTCCGTCCTTTTATCAAGCAAATTGCTTTTCTTTATGCTATTTGCAGGTGCTCTTGGTGGCCTTATCGGAGGAATGTTAGCTGATAAATACGGCAAAAAGTTGATCTTAACCACTTCATTAATACTCTCCAGCTTTTTCTTCCTCATTTTTATTCTGACAACCGGTATTCTAAGTTATATAATGCTTATTATCGCAGGTACAATGCTTTTAGCATCATTCTCAATTACTACCATTCTTGCTCAAAGTTTGCTGAGCAAAAATGCTGCAATGGCTTCTGGCTTAGCACTTGGATTTGGGACAGGAATAGGTGGTCTTGGCGTAGGATTATTTGGAATACTCATTGATTTTAATGGTGTTACATCAGCAATTTTATTAATGGCATTTATACCTATTTTAGCTGGTTTAATAAGCCTAAGTATAAAAACACAAAACTAA
- a CDS encoding YitT family protein, with translation MFIGNNKLRSRLSVKNILEILFGTFIYSIGINTFIVHAKLLSGGVSGISLIVQYLTGLPAGYTIFMLNIPLLILSYKKIGSRFTFYTILGTASLSLFLVLTQFLDKLINFDDPILLCLYGGVLTGAGMGIVFANHGSTGGLDIISVLMKKKHENFEIGRTNLYINFFIVLAGALFIGLKSALYTLVSMSINSFVLDKTINGFNRRKMLFIITNEEEKISNAIMNDLKRGVTFIQAEGAYTKTNRRILYCVVSLSQIPYLKHLVYSIDSNAFISILDVSEVRGKGFMDDLF, from the coding sequence ATGTTTATTGGCAACAATAAATTAAGAAGCAGACTAAGCGTAAAAAACATACTGGAAATCCTTTTTGGCACTTTTATTTATTCAATTGGGATTAATACATTTATTGTTCATGCAAAACTTTTAAGTGGTGGTGTATCGGGGATTTCCCTAATTGTGCAGTATTTGACAGGACTTCCTGCTGGATATACGATTTTCATGCTTAATATACCATTGCTTATTTTAAGCTACAAAAAAATCGGTTCTCGATTTACTTTTTATACGATATTAGGTACAGCATCTCTATCTTTATTTCTGGTATTAACTCAGTTTTTAGACAAATTAATCAATTTTGACGATCCGATATTGTTATGCCTTTACGGTGGTGTACTTACAGGTGCAGGCATGGGAATAGTTTTTGCTAATCACGGTTCTACTGGTGGACTTGATATAATATCTGTTTTAATGAAGAAAAAACATGAAAACTTTGAGATAGGCAGAACAAACCTATATATTAATTTTTTTATAGTCTTAGCTGGAGCCTTATTTATAGGACTTAAAAGTGCTTTATACACACTTGTTTCCATGTCAATAAATTCCTTTGTGCTTGATAAAACGATAAATGGTTTTAACAGGCGAAAGATGCTTTTTATAATTACAAATGAAGAAGAAAAAATTAGCAATGCAATCATGAACGATTTAAAAAGAGGTGTTACGTTTATTCAAGCTGAAGGCGCATATACAAAGACCAATCGCAGAATACTGTATTGCGTTGTATCACTTTCGCAGATTCCATATCTTAAACATTTAGTTTACAGCATTGACAGCAATGCATTTATATCAATATTAGACGTTTCTGAAGTAAGAGGGAAAGGATTTATGGATGATTTATTTTAA
- the rodA gene encoding rod shape-determining protein RodA — translation MLDRKLIKNFDFVLFTLAIIISIIGVIVITSASHVAATGSLKQTITQSVSIVIGVIALSVITLFDYNLLSNYSLQLYILNILLLVSVFLIGKEINGAKTWIVFGPISLEPVEISKVFLIITLASYLKDKDEITNFKELIYPLILVIIPSIIVILQHSLGSALVFIMIFIGMIFISGIKFRVFSELIGSSIAIMPIVYKLLKPYQRKRLLSFINPNLDPLGAGYHVIQSIISVGSGMFWGEGLFHGTETQLFFLPESQTDFIFSALSEELGFIGSATLILLYSLLLYRAWKIAYNAKDKFGRLISIGILSMFAFHVFENIGMAVGIMPIAGIPLPFVSYGGTSLIVNMMSIGLLINIGMRKNKINF, via the coding sequence ATGCTTGATAGAAAACTTATAAAAAATTTTGATTTTGTTTTATTTACATTAGCTATTATAATATCAATTATAGGAGTAATTGTAATTACAAGCGCATCTCATGTTGCGGCAACAGGCTCTTTAAAACAGACTATAACCCAGTCGGTTTCAATAGTAATAGGTGTTATCGCTCTTTCGGTAATTACACTTTTTGACTACAACTTATTATCGAATTATTCTTTACAGCTTTATATCTTAAACATTTTATTATTAGTTTCTGTTTTTTTGATAGGCAAAGAGATCAATGGTGCTAAGACGTGGATTGTATTTGGTCCAATATCTTTGGAACCTGTCGAAATATCAAAAGTTTTTTTAATAATTACGTTGGCTAGTTATTTAAAAGATAAAGATGAGATTACAAATTTTAAAGAATTAATTTATCCGCTTATTTTGGTGATTATACCTTCCATTATTGTTATATTGCAACATAGTCTTGGATCGGCACTGGTATTTATTATGATTTTTATTGGTATGATTTTTATATCTGGAATAAAGTTCAGAGTTTTTTCAGAATTAATTGGTTCTAGTATAGCAATTATGCCAATAGTGTACAAGCTATTAAAACCATATCAGAGGAAAAGGCTTTTGTCATTTATAAATCCCAACCTTGATCCTTTAGGTGCTGGATATCATGTTATACAGTCGATTATATCTGTTGGATCAGGTATGTTTTGGGGCGAGGGATTATTCCATGGAACAGAGACACAATTGTTTTTTTTACCAGAGTCACAGACAGATTTTATTTTTTCAGCGTTAAGCGAAGAATTAGGATTTATTGGTTCAGCAACTTTGATTTTACTATATAGTTTGTTACTATATAGAGCTTGGAAAATCGCATATAATGCTAAGGATAAGTTTGGAAGACTAATTTCGATTGGAATACTGTCAATGTTTGCATTTCATGTCTTTGAGAACATTGGGATGGCAGTAGGTATAATGCCGATAGCAGGGATACCTTTACCATTTGTTAGTTATGGAGGAACTTCGCTGATTGTCAATATGATGTCAATAGGTTTGCTGATAAATATTGGCATGAGAAAAAATAAAATTAACTTTTGA
- a CDS encoding efflux RND transporter periplasmic adaptor subunit — protein sequence MKKKYIAIILASVLVAGSTAYYFAKVKNAQKTSGAPYATVTRGNIVMHIDGSGNLDVDKRVITLKGNGTVAKVYHKVGDKVKAGELLYQIEDDNLNQQVQNALISVELAQQQLDNDTKTYNNTVSNQNIVSPYSGIVDSVNVSTGQNVNPGTTIATIADYSNATVRVPFNGSQINDIKVGQTADIYLYDSFATVTGTVTDVSTQAIPVNGAPYYYVTVTLPNPGALTDGTKVQVTVHTSAGDERAIQDGTLNVKTTNIVSSQIQGTVASVNVKQGQKVNAGTILATLTTNVDDTAIKRDQLNLQQAQNNYNNLQSQLNNLSIYAPIDGVIISQNINEGDELGSSSYSASASSNTSSNTNSGANSNSSGNVAVSSLSSLTSQAETAVIINNSNYSVDVPIDETDISKIKVGQKVTLTTDDLPGETFDGTVTEISSIPTIQNNVASYDVTVSLPFTDKLKLGQTMNASIIVAEKDNALLLPIEAVQTNGNNKYVILYDENNSNNGGRRRNIRQVQTGLYNDKYIEIVSGLNEGDKVLIFGAAATSSNGNSNRTGFGGFGGGGNFGSRSFGGGAGGAGFIVRQQSGGNRSRN from the coding sequence ATGAAAAAGAAATACATTGCCATTATTCTTGCTTCAGTTTTAGTTGCTGGCAGTACAGCTTATTATTTTGCAAAAGTGAAAAATGCACAGAAGACATCAGGAGCTCCATACGCCACAGTGACAAGAGGAAATATAGTCATGCATATAGACGGTTCAGGAAATCTTGATGTGGATAAAAGGGTGATAACCTTAAAAGGCAATGGAACAGTGGCAAAAGTTTATCACAAAGTTGGCGATAAAGTAAAAGCTGGTGAGTTACTTTATCAAATAGAAGACGACAATTTAAATCAGCAGGTACAAAATGCTCTTATAAGTGTGGAACTTGCTCAACAGCAGCTTGATAATGATACTAAAACATATAATAACACTGTATCAAATCAAAATATTGTATCGCCATATTCAGGAATCGTTGATAGTGTAAATGTTTCAACAGGACAAAACGTCAATCCCGGAACAACTATAGCTACAATTGCCGATTATTCCAATGCGACTGTGAGAGTGCCGTTTAATGGTTCACAAATAAACGATATAAAAGTTGGTCAGACTGCGGATATATATTTATACGATTCTTTTGCTACAGTAACAGGTACTGTGACAGATGTTTCAACGCAAGCAATACCTGTCAATGGTGCGCCGTATTACTATGTAACGGTAACATTACCAAATCCAGGTGCATTGACTGATGGAACTAAGGTGCAAGTGACAGTACATACAAGTGCTGGTGATGAAAGAGCAATTCAAGACGGGACACTAAACGTCAAAACAACTAATATAGTTTCGTCACAAATACAAGGAACTGTAGCAAGTGTCAATGTAAAACAGGGGCAGAAAGTCAATGCTGGTACAATATTAGCAACGTTGACAACTAATGTAGATGATACGGCGATAAAAAGAGATCAATTGAATCTGCAGCAGGCTCAAAACAATTACAATAATCTGCAGAGTCAGCTAAATAATTTAAGCATATATGCACCGATTGATGGTGTCATCATTTCACAAAATATAAATGAAGGCGATGAACTTGGTTCAAGTTCTTATAGTGCATCTGCAAGTAGTAACACAAGTTCAAATACAAACAGCGGTGCCAACTCCAACAGTAGTGGCAATGTTGCTGTAAGCAGCTTGTCATCATTGACAAGTCAAGCGGAGACAGCCGTAATCATTAATAATAGCAATTATTCGGTAGATGTGCCTATAGACGAAACTGATATTAGTAAGATTAAAGTTGGACAAAAAGTCACATTGACGACAGACGATTTACCTGGAGAGACTTTTGATGGAACGGTTACGGAAATATCGTCTATTCCAACAATACAAAACAATGTGGCTTCTTATGATGTAACAGTATCACTGCCTTTTACAGACAAGTTGAAGTTAGGACAAACAATGAATGCTTCGATAATAGTGGCAGAGAAGGATAATGCGCTTCTATTGCCAATTGAAGCAGTTCAAACTAATGGGAATAACAAATACGTCATATTGTACGATGAGAATAATTCTAATAATGGCGGTAGAAGAAGGAATATAAGGCAAGTCCAAACAGGCCTTTACAATGACAAATATATAGAGATAGTAAGTGGATTAAACGAAGGCGATAAAGTATTGATATTTGGTGCTGCAGCAACTTCATCAAATGGCAATAGCAATCGTACTGGTTTTGGCGGATTTGGCGGCGGCGGTAATTTTGGCAGTAGAAGCTTCGGCGGTGGAGCAGGAGGAGCTGGTTTTATAGTTAGACAACAATCTGGTGGGAATAGGAGTAGAAATTAG
- a CDS encoding murein hydrolase activator EnvC family protein — MFRKIVFLLIIIEVMQIVTFPMADQQSQLNNIQKSLNEYKTEQSQINSQKKGVSNELQDLNKKINDTQKQLNSTELSLYDLNLKLNSIQAELNNAKETENKQRELLKEQVHAIYTCGQVGYLDILFNSKSIDDFLNRLELIKSLLSFDNNLLVDYHKQTLLIKQKENQMFSLQQTIKKQENFLQDRNRDLQYALVSREGIMRSLDKRSQYIQEQEKELERESQQIENIIRSEQEKSLDAKINSNSNAKLAWPCIGPITSPFGYRGINPYTGQPNDFHPGIDIGVPDGTPIRAAADGIVSYSGLMEGYGNVVIINNGNGISTLYAHNEKLLVVVGQRVSKGEIIAYSGHTGWATGPHCHFGVYVNGIPVNPLLYLK; from the coding sequence TTGTTTAGGAAGATTGTATTCTTATTAATTATAATAGAAGTGATGCAGATTGTCACATTTCCTATGGCTGATCAGCAAAGTCAACTAAATAATATTCAAAAGTCTTTGAATGAGTATAAAACAGAACAATCTCAAATAAACAGTCAAAAAAAGGGAGTTTCAAACGAATTACAAGATTTAAATAAAAAAATTAATGATACTCAAAAACAATTAAACAGCACAGAATTAAGTCTTTATGATTTAAATTTAAAATTAAATTCTATACAAGCAGAGCTTAATAATGCAAAAGAGACTGAAAACAAACAAAGAGAGTTATTAAAAGAACAAGTGCATGCAATTTATACATGTGGACAGGTAGGTTATTTAGATATATTGTTTAATTCGAAAAGTATAGATGATTTTTTGAACAGATTAGAATTGATAAAAAGTCTTCTAAGTTTTGATAATAATTTGCTTGTTGATTACCATAAACAAACTTTACTAATTAAACAGAAAGAAAATCAGATGTTTTCTTTACAGCAAACAATAAAAAAACAAGAAAATTTTTTGCAAGATAGAAATAGAGATTTACAGTATGCATTAGTATCTAGAGAGGGAATAATGAGAAGTTTGGATAAGCGAAGTCAATATATACAAGAACAAGAAAAAGAACTTGAAAGAGAATCACAACAAATAGAGAATATAATAAGAAGTGAGCAGGAAAAATCTTTAGATGCAAAAATAAATTCAAATTCAAATGCTAAGTTAGCTTGGCCTTGTATCGGTCCAATAACTTCTCCATTTGGTTATAGAGGTATAAATCCATATACCGGGCAGCCAAATGATTTTCATCCAGGAATAGATATTGGAGTTCCTGATGGAACACCAATTCGCGCTGCTGCAGACGGAATTGTCAGTTATTCAGGTTTGATGGAGGGGTATGGCAATGTAGTAATAATTAATAATGGAAATGGAATATCTACACTTTATGCGCACAATGAAAAATTACTTGTTGTCGTTGGTCAACGAGTATCAAAGGGAGAGATTATTGCATATTCCGGGCATACAGGATGGGCTACTGGTCCTCATTGTCATTTTGGTGTTTACGTTAATGGTATTCCAGTTAATCCATTGTTATACTTAAAATGA
- a CDS encoding Fur family transcriptional regulator yields MIKLENVSLQSLIDFLKKTGVKITLTRFILLKTFTDNPDVHFDFNRLLKIVKKEDPNYGVATLYRNLNMLVKKNIISVNTINNVKYYEIITPQKGNIHIHLICKYCNNVEEYLGYEVMQFLNLVKNKYGFDINYGSINAYGICKKCKQKVQE; encoded by the coding sequence GTGATAAAATTGGAAAATGTATCTTTACAAAGTTTAATAGATTTTTTAAAAAAGACTGGTGTAAAAATCACATTAACCAGATTTATACTTTTAAAGACATTTACAGACAATCCTGATGTTCATTTTGATTTTAATAGATTGCTGAAGATTGTCAAAAAAGAAGATCCTAATTATGGTGTAGCGACTCTTTATAGAAATTTGAACATGTTGGTTAAAAAAAATATAATTTCTGTCAATACAATCAATAATGTAAAATATTATGAGATTATTACACCTCAAAAGGGCAATATTCACATACATTTGATTTGTAAATATTGCAACAATGTAGAAGAGTATTTAGGTTATGAAGTCATGCAGTTTTTAAATTTAGTCAAAAATAAATATGGATTTGATATAAATTATGGCAGCATCAATGCATATGGTATATGTAAAAAATGTAAACAAAAAGTACAAGAATAA
- a CDS encoding ABC transporter ATP-binding protein: MENNGKLNKNVITMRNLSKIYKMGDNEVRALDNINLTVDEGEFVSIVGPSGSGKSTLMNIIGCLDVMTEGEYYLNGNDTSKLNENKLAELRSSEIGFIFQSFNLLQKLTALENVELPMIYKGIPAKERYNRAVELLTMVGLEKRIHHKPTELSGGQQQRVAIARALANNPHLILADEPTGNLDSQSGKEVMKIIKELNERGNTIILITHDINVANQAKRTVKIMDGKIYE, from the coding sequence ATGGAGAATAACGGCAAATTAAATAAAAATGTGATCACCATGAGAAACCTGTCAAAGATATACAAGATGGGAGACAACGAAGTAAGAGCTTTGGACAACATAAACTTAACCGTCGACGAAGGAGAATTTGTATCAATAGTAGGACCATCAGGCTCAGGGAAATCCACACTGATGAATATAATAGGGTGTTTAGACGTAATGACAGAAGGAGAATACTATCTAAACGGAAACGACACAAGCAAGCTAAATGAAAACAAACTGGCTGAACTAAGATCCAGCGAAATAGGATTCATATTCCAAAGCTTCAACCTGCTTCAAAAACTTACAGCATTAGAAAATGTAGAACTTCCAATGATATACAAAGGCATACCGGCAAAAGAAAGGTACAATAGAGCAGTAGAGCTCCTTACCATGGTAGGTCTGGAAAAAAGAATACACCATAAACCTACAGAACTATCAGGAGGACAGCAGCAGAGAGTAGCAATAGCAAGAGCCTTAGCCAACAATCCGCATCTTATACTGGCAGACGAACCAACAGGAAACTTAGACTCCCAAAGCGGCAAAGAAGTCATGAAAATAATAAAAGAATTAAACGAAAGAGGCAACACCATAATACTCATAACCCACGACATAAACGTAGCAAACCAAGCAAAAAGGACTGTAAAAATAATGGACGGCAAAATATATGAATAA